A section of the Planctomycetota bacterium genome encodes:
- a CDS encoding helix-turn-helix domain-containing protein: DQATDRESPGRREVRLTPMEFKLLAFLVKHAGKVLTHQMILKEVWGPQHASDVQYLRVYAGELRKKLEVDPAQPRFIVTEPGVGYRLAEARNTPIPPA, from the coding sequence CGATCAGGCCACCGACCGCGAAAGCCCCGGACGTCGCGAGGTCCGCCTGACGCCGATGGAGTTCAAGCTCCTGGCGTTCCTGGTCAAGCACGCGGGCAAGGTGCTCACCCACCAGATGATCCTCAAGGAGGTCTGGGGTCCCCAGCACGCCAGCGACGTGCAGTACCTCCGTGTGTACGCGGGAGAGCTTCGCAAGAAGCTGGAGGTCGATCCCGCACAGCCGCGGTTCATCGTCACCGAGCCTGGGGTGGGCTACCGCCTCGCGGAGGCGCGCAACACACCGATCCCCCCTGCGTGA
- a CDS encoding ferric reductase-like transmembrane domain-containing protein: protein MSVGYTWVQWSPHKRVYDAVMAAGAVAYIAAFVGVGKVIWTGAHSISDEVLVMRALGSCGFGLLTLILCIGPLARLHRRFLPVLYNRRHLGVMTFLISLVHGVVAIGYYHGFGVLNPLVSLLSINTGFGSLRTFPYQTLGLAALTIMFLLAATSHDFWLKSLSASAWKRLHMLVYGAYALLVGHVALGALQADRGWGATAVVLAGVGLVTGLHLAAGRREVSHDSANAPSAEDGWIDAGPASTIPEGRARTVCAAGGERIAVFRHAGGVSAVTNLCAHQGGPLGEGKVIDGCITCPWHGWQYRPQDGCAPPPFVEKVATYQVRIVRDRVLVNPKANAPGTPVEPARVNDVERSGRASSGGASDGARASDGAQASGAGGEHA from the coding sequence GTGAGCGTCGGTTATACGTGGGTGCAGTGGAGCCCGCACAAGCGGGTGTACGACGCGGTGATGGCGGCGGGCGCGGTGGCGTACATCGCGGCGTTCGTGGGCGTGGGCAAGGTGATCTGGACGGGTGCGCACTCGATCAGCGACGAGGTGCTGGTCATGCGGGCGCTGGGGTCGTGCGGGTTCGGGCTGCTGACGCTGATCCTGTGCATTGGGCCGCTGGCGCGGCTGCACCGCCGGTTCCTGCCGGTGCTGTACAACCGGCGACACCTGGGCGTGATGACGTTCCTGATCTCGCTGGTGCATGGCGTGGTGGCGATCGGCTACTACCACGGGTTCGGCGTGCTGAACCCGCTGGTGTCGCTGCTGTCGATCAACACCGGGTTCGGCTCGCTGCGGACGTTCCCGTACCAGACGCTCGGGCTGGCGGCGCTGACGATCATGTTCCTGCTGGCGGCGACGAGCCACGACTTCTGGCTGAAGAGCCTGTCGGCCTCTGCGTGGAAGCGCCTGCACATGCTCGTCTACGGGGCGTACGCGCTGCTCGTCGGGCATGTCGCGCTGGGCGCGCTGCAGGCCGATCGCGGGTGGGGCGCCACGGCGGTCGTGCTCGCGGGGGTCGGCCTGGTGACGGGGCTTCACCTGGCGGCGGGACGGCGCGAGGTATCGCACGACAGCGCGAACGCGCCGAGCGCGGAGGACGGATGGATCGACGCGGGCCCGGCGTCGACGATCCCCGAGGGTCGCGCGCGGACGGTGTGCGCGGCGGGGGGCGAGCGGATCGCGGTGTTCCGGCATGCGGGGGGCGTGAGCGCGGTGACGAACCTGTGCGCGCACCAGGGCGGGCCGCTGGGCGAGGGGAAGGTGATCGACGGGTGCATCACGTGCCCGTGGCATGGGTGGCAGTATCGCCCGCAGGACGGGTGCGCCCCCCCACCGTTCGTGGAGAAGGTCGCGACGTACCAGGTGCGGATCGTGCGGGACCGGGTGCTGGTGAACCCCAAGGCGAATGCGCCGGGGACGCCGGTGGAGCCGGCGCGGGTGAACGACGTGGAACGATCGGGCCGGGCATCGTCGGGTGGCGCGTCGGATGGAGCGCGGGCGTCGGATGGAGCGCAGGCGTCGGGCGCGGGGGGCGAGCATGCCTAG
- the mscL gene encoding large-conductance mechanosensitive channel protein MscL: MSIVKEFRDFAVRGNVFDMAVGVIIGGAFGKLAGSFVSDIMMPPIGMAAGKVDFSDQKLILQEAAPEVKDAGGVVTQAAIAEVAITYGKFISVCIDFFLMALAVFILVKIVNKLKGPVPAPPPPGPTPDQKLLTEIRDLLARQQ, encoded by the coding sequence ATGAGCATCGTCAAAGAGTTCCGTGACTTCGCCGTGCGTGGCAATGTCTTCGACATGGCCGTCGGCGTCATCATCGGCGGCGCCTTCGGCAAGCTCGCCGGGTCGTTCGTCTCCGACATCATGATGCCGCCCATCGGCATGGCCGCCGGCAAGGTCGACTTCAGCGATCAGAAGCTCATCCTTCAGGAAGCGGCGCCCGAGGTCAAGGACGCCGGCGGCGTCGTCACCCAGGCCGCCATCGCCGAAGTCGCCATCACCTACGGCAAGTTCATCTCGGTGTGCATCGACTTCTTCCTCATGGCCCTCGCCGTCTTCATCCTCGTGAAGATCGTCAACAAGCTCAAGGGCCCCGTCCCCGCGCCGCCCCCGCCCGGCCCCACGCCCGATCAGAAGCTCCTCACCGAGATCCGCGACCTGCTCGCGCGCCAGCAGTAG
- a CDS encoding DUF481 domain-containing protein, with translation MAIRRTCLFSLLAALGGPAIAAPHAAPCVQDEVVLTSGERLRGTIRAVSDSSLTLDHAVLGTLTIPRDGVESFRRDNEPPAADASAPPVDPSAPAAVPTDVPPPGADMPPDEPDALPQPTSWLRGWKGAVNLGANGSEGNSDNLSLRGVVTAKRTTERLETTGSIGYVYAADAGTTSTSRGEAFIRNDWNIPDSRWGYFAQAKAEYDEFQDWDWRLSTSAGPSYQLVKTDSTSLRLRAGAGAAYEIGGDDEGLEPELLAGADFEHKFTERTRFFASAEFFPSLSDWPQHRANASAGLEVLLDPDSKTNLKVGVTDRYSSDPGANTRRNDVDFFVTLGWEF, from the coding sequence ATGGCCATCCGCCGGACGTGTCTCTTCTCCCTTCTCGCCGCGCTCGGCGGCCCGGCGATCGCAGCCCCACACGCCGCCCCCTGCGTCCAAGACGAGGTCGTCCTCACCTCCGGCGAGCGCCTCCGCGGCACGATCCGCGCCGTCTCCGATTCCTCCCTCACGCTCGACCACGCCGTGCTCGGCACGCTCACCATCCCGCGCGACGGCGTGGAGTCCTTCCGACGCGACAACGAGCCGCCCGCCGCTGACGCGTCCGCGCCGCCGGTCGATCCCTCCGCGCCGGCCGCCGTCCCGACCGACGTCCCGCCCCCCGGCGCCGACATGCCGCCCGACGAGCCCGACGCGCTCCCGCAGCCCACCTCCTGGCTCCGCGGCTGGAAAGGCGCCGTCAACCTCGGCGCCAACGGCTCCGAAGGCAACAGCGACAACCTCTCGCTCCGCGGCGTCGTCACCGCCAAGCGCACCACCGAGCGCCTCGAAACCACCGGCTCCATCGGCTACGTCTACGCCGCCGACGCCGGCACCACCAGCACCAGCCGGGGCGAGGCCTTCATCCGCAACGACTGGAACATCCCCGACTCGCGCTGGGGCTACTTCGCGCAGGCCAAGGCCGAGTACGACGAGTTCCAGGACTGGGACTGGCGTCTCTCGACCTCCGCCGGCCCGAGCTACCAACTCGTCAAGACCGACTCGACCTCGCTCCGCCTGCGCGCGGGTGCCGGCGCCGCCTACGAGATCGGCGGCGACGACGAAGGCCTGGAACCCGAGCTGCTCGCCGGCGCCGACTTCGAGCACAAGTTCACCGAGCGCACCCGCTTCTTCGCGTCCGCCGAGTTTTTCCCCAGCCTGAGCGACTGGCCGCAGCACCGGGCCAATGCATCCGCCGGGCTCGAAGTGCTCCTGGACCCCGACAGCAAGACCAACCTCAAAGTCGGCGTCACCGACCGCTACTCGAGCGACCCGGGCGCGAACACCCGGCGCAACGACGTCGACTTCTTCGTCACGCTCGGCTGGGAGTTCTGA
- a CDS encoding DUF433 domain-containing protein gives MKSLVGLGAYGIPEACRFARVNVRTANRWMGGGGQDRRDRLFKPDLPPVDRRYALSFLDLVDLLVVGRFRDEGVSLQTIRRVYGRLRDSLGTPHPFSHRRLFTDGRTIFMETVDLVEGDSHLQEVLSGQRAMPEILKPYLKQIEYAPDTQTAARWHIANGVVIDPARSFGKPVIASEGTTTFVLARSYFANGEDADLVADLFDVSPEAVRQAVAFEGEFAPCAA, from the coding sequence GTGAAGAGTCTGGTCGGTCTAGGCGCGTATGGGATTCCCGAGGCTTGTCGCTTCGCGAGGGTCAACGTGCGCACCGCGAATCGCTGGATGGGGGGCGGAGGGCAGGATCGCCGCGATCGACTGTTCAAGCCCGACCTTCCACCCGTCGATCGCCGCTACGCCCTCTCCTTCCTCGACCTCGTCGATCTCCTTGTGGTGGGCAGGTTCCGGGATGAGGGCGTCTCACTCCAAACGATCCGCCGCGTCTACGGACGGTTGCGGGACTCGCTCGGCACACCACACCCGTTTAGTCATCGACGCCTTTTCACCGACGGGCGGACGATCTTCATGGAGACGGTGGACCTCGTCGAGGGGGATTCGCACCTGCAAGAGGTGTTGAGCGGACAACGGGCGATGCCCGAGATCTTGAAGCCGTACTTGAAGCAAATCGAGTACGCTCCCGACACGCAAACCGCTGCACGCTGGCACATCGCGAATGGAGTCGTCATCGACCCCGCGCGTTCCTTCGGGAAGCCCGTCATCGCTTCCGAAGGGACTACTACGTTCGTCCTCGCCCGGTCGTACTTCGCCAACGGTGAGGACGCCGACCTTGTTGCCGACTTGTTCGACGTATCGCCCGAAGCGGTCAGGCAGGCTGTTGCGTTCGAGGGCGAGTTTGCTCCCTGTGCTGCGTGA
- a CDS encoding endonuclease/exonuclease/phosphatase family protein → MGEGTTRFVAWNILHGGGAARTAPIALALREMGADVLVVTEFRVTRGSQIRGVLADAGLEHQVVSGGVEGNGVLLASRWPLGGAAASPAGFQGRWLEAWCPALDMTIVGVHAPDDTTWARKAAFWGHLIDLARTACDRRVMVLGDMNAGRRGQDGLFFKGEALLGQFLTLGMRDAWRHLHPGAREVSWAGAWGAGRLDAAYVTAPLWDAVIDARFAHACRTEGLSDHSPLIVTLRGRCAAGGERGNGLFSA, encoded by the coding sequence ATGGGCGAGGGAACGACGAGGTTTGTGGCGTGGAACATCCTGCACGGGGGCGGGGCGGCGCGGACGGCGCCGATCGCGCTGGCGCTGCGGGAGATGGGCGCGGACGTGCTGGTGGTGACGGAGTTCCGCGTGACGCGGGGGTCGCAGATTCGCGGGGTGCTGGCGGACGCGGGGCTGGAGCACCAGGTGGTGTCGGGGGGCGTGGAGGGGAACGGGGTGCTGCTGGCGAGCCGCTGGCCTCTGGGGGGCGCGGCGGCGTCGCCGGCGGGGTTCCAAGGGCGGTGGCTGGAGGCGTGGTGCCCGGCGTTGGACATGACGATCGTGGGTGTGCACGCGCCGGACGACACGACGTGGGCGCGCAAGGCGGCGTTCTGGGGGCACCTGATCGACCTGGCGCGGACCGCGTGCGACCGGCGGGTGATGGTGCTGGGCGACATGAACGCGGGGCGACGCGGGCAGGACGGGCTGTTTTTCAAGGGTGAGGCGCTGCTGGGGCAGTTTTTGACGCTGGGGATGCGTGACGCGTGGCGGCATCTGCACCCGGGCGCGCGGGAGGTGTCGTGGGCGGGCGCGTGGGGCGCGGGGCGGTTGGACGCGGCGTATGTGACTGCGCCGCTGTGGGATGCGGTGATCGACGCGCGGTTCGCGCACGCGTGCCGGACAGAGGGATTGTCGGATCACAGCCCGCTGATCGTGACGCTGCGGGGGCGCTGCGCGGCGGGCGGTGAGCGTGGCAACGGGCTGTTTTCTGCGTGA
- a CDS encoding HU family DNA-binding protein has protein sequence MAKKVAAKSAPKAAPKPAPKPTKIVASAKPRKKGELFNLLAEHAGLKRKDVANVFDVLGKIMAVDLAKPGKDKPKMFVVPGLMRVKSVFKPSQPERRGIDPFTKTEKTFKAKPASTAIRIRPLKGLKSMV, from the coding sequence ATGGCGAAGAAAGTTGCCGCGAAGAGCGCACCCAAGGCCGCACCGAAGCCGGCGCCCAAGCCCACGAAGATCGTGGCGAGCGCGAAGCCTCGCAAGAAGGGTGAGCTGTTCAACCTGCTCGCGGAGCACGCGGGCCTGAAGCGCAAGGACGTGGCGAACGTCTTCGACGTGCTGGGCAAGATCATGGCGGTTGACCTCGCCAAGCCGGGCAAGGACAAGCCGAAGATGTTCGTGGTGCCCGGGCTGATGCGGGTGAAGAGCGTGTTCAAGCCCTCGCAGCCGGAGCGTCGCGGGATCGACCCGTTCACCAAGACGGAGAAGACGTTCAAGGCCAAGCCGGCGAGCACGGCCATCCGCATCCGCCCGCTCAAGGGCCTGAAGTCGATGGTCTGA
- a CDS encoding pseudouridine-5'-phosphate glycosidase, producing MNVLRRAGPRGVALETTLLLHGVPRERALGLARELGEVVRAGGGEPAIVGVLGGRAVAGLTEAELRTLLDAGDVPKVNASNLGVVMHRGGHGATTVSATMEIAAAAGLRVFATGGLGGLHRGDGSIDISADLGAFTRFPVAVVSSGVKGLLDVEGTRELLEALGVCVVGFRTDRFPAFYQRESGARVDARFDDEADLARFLRCELARTGRGVLVANPVPTEAEILPDEWRAWLAEAMNRAGGASGRDVTPRVLAGLHEVSGGRTLEANVALVRDNARLAGRLAAAWLG from the coding sequence ATGAACGTACTTCGACGGGCGGGCCCACGCGGGGTGGCACTGGAGACGACGCTGCTGCTGCACGGCGTGCCGCGGGAGCGGGCGCTCGGGCTGGCGCGCGAGTTGGGCGAGGTGGTTCGCGCGGGCGGGGGCGAGCCGGCGATCGTCGGCGTGCTGGGCGGGCGGGCGGTGGCGGGGCTGACGGAGGCGGAGCTTCGGACGCTGCTGGACGCGGGCGACGTGCCGAAGGTGAACGCGTCGAACCTGGGCGTGGTGATGCACCGGGGCGGGCACGGCGCGACGACGGTGAGCGCGACGATGGAGATCGCCGCGGCGGCGGGGCTGCGCGTGTTCGCGACCGGCGGGCTGGGCGGGCTGCACCGCGGGGACGGCTCGATCGACATCAGCGCGGACCTGGGCGCGTTCACGCGGTTTCCGGTGGCGGTGGTGTCGAGCGGGGTGAAGGGGCTGCTGGACGTCGAGGGGACGCGCGAGTTGCTCGAGGCGCTGGGCGTGTGCGTGGTGGGCTTCCGCACGGACCGGTTCCCGGCGTTCTATCAGCGCGAGAGCGGGGCGCGGGTGGATGCGCGGTTCGACGACGAGGCGGACCTGGCCCGGTTCCTGCGGTGCGAACTGGCGCGGACCGGGCGGGGCGTGCTGGTGGCGAACCCGGTGCCGACAGAGGCCGAGATCCTGCCGGATGAGTGGCGCGCGTGGCTCGCGGAGGCGATGAATCGGGCCGGGGGCGCGAGCGGGCGCGACGTGACGCCCCGAGTGCTCGCGGGGCTGCACGAGGTGTCGGGCGGGCGGACGCTCGAGGCGAACGTGGCGCTGGTCAGGGACAACGCGCGGCTTGCCGGACGGCTGGCGGCGGCGTGGCTCGGGTAA
- a CDS encoding RNA polymerase sigma factor codes for MPHDRDTLLRTARGDPAAARTLWASHAPVVRAFARAVLGAADRDATCDDVVQNTFCRVLETPERTLASVENVRAWLLGVARHLALTHARSAARERRRRRAAPAPGTHASPDQSADIARAVEALPRRLREPVVLRHVAGLSFDQIALSLDIPRTTAFSRYQLALDTLRGTVAAPPRPARANNALEVRHA; via the coding sequence ATGCCGCACGATCGCGACACCCTGCTCCGCACGGCCCGGGGAGATCCCGCCGCCGCCCGGACGCTCTGGGCCTCACACGCCCCGGTCGTCCGGGCGTTCGCGCGCGCCGTGCTCGGGGCCGCCGATCGCGACGCCACCTGCGACGACGTCGTGCAGAACACCTTCTGCCGCGTGCTCGAAACCCCGGAGCGCACGCTCGCGAGCGTCGAGAACGTCCGCGCCTGGCTGCTGGGCGTCGCGCGCCATCTCGCCCTCACCCACGCCCGCTCCGCCGCACGCGAGCGACGCCGCCGCCGGGCCGCGCCCGCGCCGGGCACGCACGCATCCCCGGACCAGTCCGCCGACATCGCCCGGGCGGTGGAAGCACTCCCCCGACGCCTGCGCGAGCCGGTCGTGCTCCGCCACGTCGCGGGCCTCTCGTTCGACCAGATCGCCCTCTCGCTCGACATCCCCCGCACGACCGCGTTCTCGCGGTACCAACTCGCCCTCGACACCCTCCGCGGCACGGTGGCCGCCCCGCCCCGCCCCGCACGCGCGAACAATGCACTGGAGGTCCGCCATGCCTGA